The following are encoded together in the Argopecten irradians isolate NY chromosome 5, Ai_NY, whole genome shotgun sequence genome:
- the LOC138323587 gene encoding U4/U6 small nuclear ribonucleoprotein Prp31-like translates to MSLADELIADYEDADDDLGEPEAEVDSMDITEVDEKAEVDYRDKETVKSVAKLRDSEQLSNILTNIEKYASQPRRQKVAGPVEADPEYRLIVEANNITVEIDNEINVIHKFTRDHYSKRFPELESLIQTPMEYIKTVKELGNNIMENSKKNEVLQEILVPATIMVVSVTASTTPGTSLSTEEMATVMEACDMAVDLTEYKAKIFSYVESRMTFIAPNVTIIVGASIAAKLMGTAGGLTNLSKMPACNVQSLGAQRKTLSGFSMASIQPHMGYIYNCDIVQKTPPELRKKAARLVSAKCTLAARVDSFHESVDGNVGDNLRAEIDGKLDKLLEPPPVKTVKALPTPIDAARKKRGGRRARKMKERLGLTEVRKAANRMNFGEIEEDAYQDDLGFSLGTLGKSSSGRIRGPVVDSKTKAKISKTLQLKVQKQNQTWGGSTTVKRQVSGTASSVAFTPLQGLEIVNPQAAEKKVSGGSSTYFSSTGSFVNVKQNR, encoded by the exons ATGTCTCTGGCTGATGAGTTAATTGCTGATTATGAAGATGCTGACGATGATTTGGGGGAACCTGAAGCAGAGGTGGATTCTATGGACATAACAGAAGTGGATGAAAAGGCTGAAGTTGACTACAGAGATAAAGAAACTGTGAAGAGTGTTGCAAAGTTACGGGATAGTGAACAA CTCTCTAATATTTTAACGAACATCGAAAAATATGCATCACAACCAAGAAGACAGAAAG TTGCTGGACCCGTTGAGGCTGATCCAGAGTACAGACTTATTGTGGAGGCTAATAATATTACTGTAGAAATTGACAATGAAATCA ATGTAATTCACAAGTTTACAAGGGATCACTACTCCAAAAGGTTTCCTGAGTTGGAGTCGTTAATCCAGACTCCAATGGAATATATCAAAACAGTTAAG GAACTTGGAAATAATATAATGGAAAACTCCAAAAAGAATGAAGTCCTCCAAGAAATTCTCGTGCCAGCTACAATAATGGTTGTAAGCGTGACAGCATCTACAACACCAGG AACAAGTCTGAGTACAGAAGAGATGGCTACAGTGATGGAAGCCTGTGATATG GCAGTAGATCTGACTGAGTACAAGGCAAAGATATTCTCCTATGTGGAATCGAGGATGACCTTCATCGCTCCTAACGTCACTATCATTGTGGGAGCGTCCATTGCTGCTAAACTTATGG GTACAGCCGGAGGCCTGACAAACCTGTCTAAGATGCCTGCCTGTAACGTACAGTCCCTAGGAGCCCAGCGCAAAACTCTGTCAGGATTCTCCATGGCATCTATCCAACCCCATATGGGATACATTTATAACTGTGACATTGTACAAAAAACACCTCCG GAGTTACGGAAAAAAGCTGCCCGATTGGTGTCAGCCAAGTGTACATTGGCAGCTCGAGTAGACAGTTTCCATGAGAGTGTCGACGGAAACGTGGGCGACAATCTGAGGGCTGAGATTGACGGCAAACTAGACAAGCTCTTAGAACCACCACCGGTGAAGACAGTGAAGGCTTTACCCACACCTATAGATGCTGCGCGAAAAAAGAGAGGAGGACGCAG GGCAAGGAAAATGAAAGAGAGACTTGGTTTGACAGAGGTCAGGAAAGCAGCAAACAGAATGAACTTTGGAGAA ATAGAAGAAGATGCTTATCAGGATGACCTTGGCTTCTCCTTGGGAACGCTGGGTAAATCTTCCTCTGGACGTATCCGAGGACCTGTTGTGGACTCAAAAACAAAGGCCAAGATCTCCAAAACGTTACAA TTAAAGGTACAGAAACAGAACCAGACATGGGGAGGAAGTACTACAGTCAAACGACAGGTGTCGGGTACAGCCTCCAGTGTAGCATTCACACCCCTACAG GGATTGGAGATTGTAAATCCACAAGCAGCAGAAAAGAAGGTCTCTGGAGGAAGCTCAACTTACTTCTCCAGTACGGGTAGTTTTGTGAATGTCAAACAGAACAGGTGA
- the LOC138323588 gene encoding uncharacterized protein, producing MATEEQTIVVEEGSSSEETEDESSSSDSEGDDIVCIPYPPPVPAPVSYPYYQYVRTSKKGHGHRRHRDDDGTHHKRHGKRHGRRDGPKQSDGEEEQSTENQEGRAKGHRRGTRGQHHGSEGHGRSERHGHRRNGRRSKRDGRGHGYRRSGSCSGEDGSNVVRKRVNVNDFKPEEVKVTVSGDTVKVKAVNDGGEILRKFKITGDSDISKVHVSRSPHGVLRIMVPAKDEKTADTKVE from the exons ATGGCGACTGAGGAGCAGACGATTGTCGTGGAGGAGGGGTCTTCATCG GAAGAAACAGAGGACGAATCCTCCTCATCTGACAGTGAAGGAGACGATATTGTCTGCATACCATACCCACCGCCCGTCCCAGCGCCAGTatcatatccttattatcaatATGTCCGCACCAGCAAGAAAGGTCATGGCCACAGGAGACATAGAGATGACGACGGAACCCATCACAAACGTCATGGCAAAAGACATGGCAGACGAGATGGTCCTAAACAATCAGATGGAGAGGAAGAACAGTCTACTGAAAACCAAGAAGGTCGGGCCAAAGGTCATCGCCGTGGTACTAGAGGTCAGCATCATGGTTCAGAAGGTCATGGCCGTAGCGAAAGACATGGGCATCGTAGAAATGGGCGCAGATCCAAGCGGGATGGGCGTGGACACGGATATCGCCGCTCAGGGAGCTGTTCTGGTGAAGATGGATCCAATGTTGTTCGCAAACGTGTTAATGTCAACGACTTCAAACCAgaggaggtcaaggtcacagtgtctGGTGACACAGTGAAGGTCAAGGCTGTGAATGATGGAGGGGAAATACTTCGAAAATTTAAAATTACCGGAGATAGCGACATCAGCAAAGTACATGTTTCGAGGTCACCTCACGGTGTTCTTAGAATTATGGTCCCGGCTAAAGATGAAAAGACTGCTGATACAAAAGTGGAATAA
- the LOC138323589 gene encoding collagen alpha-1(III) chain-like — MEISSFIFMLFLGVCVGFRVQTDKVSDELMTLIDNFERQLKEVEELLSSVREEVLREEAKEEEILVSRVRRGVYYRRGAPGFAGLTGEPGEKGDDGAPGPQGIQGPAGLDGDKGDQGPVGPTGAPGLQGPIGPQGTRGVYGPPGPQGFRGRKGEPGFPGMVGEWGAPGFPGEQGPAGTKGDRGDFGPPGPLGEQGPQGAEGPEGYAGVPGPMGGQGYHGDTGRRGAPGLPGAPGEPGPAGPVGHPGQIGAPGLPGPSGPRGEEGVVELHDLGDFVDHSEPAAIVHLPEFNRETSSPVVFLDSDSNLLPTENLEESEMGYVMAGRKNAPMMMIQGQNVLFMPGEEHVLAPAMTSGMMMGKDGQAAPMFIGKSSGEAPAPVMMMGKDGQSAPMFIGKSSGVVPAPEMMMGKDGQSAPMFIGKSSGEAPAPEMMMGKDGQPAPIFVGKSSGEAQAPVMMMGKDGQPAPVFMGKSSGEAPAPVMMMSKDGQPAPMFIGKSSGEAPAPEMMMSKDGQPAHMFTGKSSGEAPAPVMMMGKDGQPAPMFLGKSSGEAPAPVMMMGKDGQPAPMFMGKSSGEAPAPVMMMGKDGQPAPMFMGKSSGEAPAPEMMMGKDGQPAPMLIGKSSGEAPQMINKDGQAAPGTGQWVSKPSFAVMFPYAEEDMHIPVGPVSGGDVDTADVPEKEFEDEENEEIEEEEDEDDEEQEKQKEDEEQEAEEEQDEEEEQEAEEEQEEEQEEEDEQEQEEQEEDIKTETGDIEPVVEEEGESVTDVSSSSEEDSEGESSEEDSAGDSESSEEGESDEQDEVEAEETEEAGFHGDMDEHELAPYTIPKETN; from the exons atggaaataaGTAGTTTCATCTTTATGCTCTTTCTTGGAGTATGTGTCGGATTTCGTGTTCAGACGGACAAAGTGTCAGATGAATTGATGACACTGATAGACAATTTTGAACGACAACTCAAGGAAGTGGAAGAATTGCTGAGCAGCGTCCGGGAAGAAGTGCTGCGTGAAGAAG CAAAAGAAGAGGAGATACTAGTTAGTCGGGTGAGACGAGGCGTGTACTATAGAAGGGGAGCCCCAGGATTTGCAGGGTTGACTG GTGAGCCCGGTGAGAAAGGCGATGACGGTGCTCCTGGACCTCAAGGAATCCAAGGCCCTGCTGGTCTGGACGGGGACAAGGGAGACCAGGGGCCTGTTGGACCTACAGGTGCTCCCGGATTGCAAGGCCCAATTGGGCCTCAGGGTACCAGAGGAGTGTACGGCCCTCCAGGTCCTCAAGGGTTTCGTGGTCGCAAAGGCGAACCTGGCTTCCCAGGAATGGTGGGTGAATGGGGCGCACCAGGCTTTCCAGGGGAGCAAGGACCCGCAGGCACCAAAGGCGACCGAGGCGATTTTGGCCCACCAG GACCCCTTGGAGAGCAAGGTCCACAGGGAGCAGAAGGACCTGAAGGATATGCTGGAGTACCAGGTCCCATGGGAGGTCAGGGTTACCACGGAGATACGGGAAGGAGAGGAGCGCCAGGTCTCCCTGGTGCACCAGGTGAACCTGGACCAGCGGGTCCCGTTGGCCACCCGGGACAGATAGGAGCCCCCGGGCTACCTGGACCGTCTGGTCCAAGAGGTGAAGAAGGGGTTGTAGAGCTCCATGATCTCGGCGACTTTGTTGATCACTCCGAACCTGCAGCTATCGTACACCTTCCAGAATTTAATCGAGAAACAAGTTCTCCTGTCGTATTCCTCGACTCGGATTCCAACTTATTACCAACCGAAAATCTGGAGGAGTCTGAAATGGGATACGTTATGGCAGGTCGCAAAAATGCTCCTATGATGATGATTCAAGGACAGAATGTGCTTTTTATGCCTGGTGAAGAACATGTATTAGCGCCTGCTATGACATCAGGGATGATGATGGGTAAGGATGGACAAGCAGCGCCTATGTTTATCGGAAAATCTTCAGGAGAGGCGCCCGCGCCAGTTATGATGATGGGAAAAGACGGACAGTCAGCACCTATGTTTATCGGGAAATCTTCAGGCGTGGTGCCAGCGCCAGAAATGATGATGGGTAAAGACGGACAGTCAGCACCTATGTTTATCGGAAAATCTTCAGGTGAGGCGCCAGCACCAGAAATGATGATGGGTAAAGACGGACAGCCAGCGCCAATATTTGTAGGAAAATCGTCAGGGGAGGCGCAAGCGCCAGTAATGATGATGGGCAAAGACGGACAACCAGCGCCTGTGTTTATGGGAAAATCTTCAGGGGAGGCGCCCGCGCCAGTTATGATGATGAGTAAAGACGGACAGCCAGCGCCTATGTTTATAGGAAAATCATCAGGAGAGGCGCCAGCGCCAGAAATGATGATGAGTAAAGACGGACAGCCAGCACATATGTTTACAGGAAAATCTTCAGGTGAGGCGCCAGCGCCAGTAATGATGATGGGAAAAGACGGACAGCCAGCGCCAATGTTTTTGGGGAAATCTTCAGGAGAGGCGCCAGCGCCAGTAATGATGATGGGAAAAGACGGACAGCCAGCGCCAATGTTTATGGGGAAATCTTCAGGAGAGGCGCCAGCGCCAGTAATGATGATGGGAAAAGACGGACAGCCAGCGCCAATGTTTATGGGGAAATCTTCAGGAGAGGCGCCAGCGCCAGAAATGATGATGGGGAAAGACGGACAGCCAGCGCCTATGTTAATAGGAAAATCTTCAGGGGAGGCCCCACAAATGATTAATAAAGACGGACAGGCTGCTCCAGGGACAGGACAGTGGGTATCAAAACCTTCTTTTGCTGTAATGTTTCCGTATGCCGAAGAAGATATGCATATACCAGTGGGCCCAGTTAGCGGTGGTGATGTTGATACAGCGGATGTGCCTGAAAAAGAGTTCGAAGATGAGGAAAATGAGGAGATAGAAGAGGAGGAGGATGAAGACGATGAGGAGCAGGAGAAACAAAAGGAGGACGAAGAACAGGAAGCGGAAGAAGAACAGGATGAGGAGGAAGAACAGGAAGCGGAAGAAGAACAAGAGGAAGAGCAAGAGGAGGAGGATGAGCAGGAGCAAGAGGAGCAGGAAGAAGATATCAAAACTGAAACTGGGGACATCGAACCAGTAGTTGAAGAAGAAGGAGAATCCGTAACTGATGTAAGTTCATCTTCAGAAGAAGACAGTGAAGGTGAAAGTAGCGAGGAAGATTCCGCAGGAGATTCAGAAAGTTCAGAAGAAGGAGAAAGCGATGAACAAGACGAAGTAGAAGCTGAGGAAACAGAGGAAGCAGGTTTTCACGGTGACATGGACGAACATGAGTTGGCTCCTTACACAATTccaaaagaaacaaattaa
- the LOC138323590 gene encoding collagen alpha-1(I) chain-like isoform X1: MKASILLFVLGIAATYVAPSAADLGELETRIQDLQKRLDDLVAGIIPGDDDAAIDAAHRMKRSGAYFYAAARGPPGPAGMPGKKGLTGKDGPMGPQGAPGAPGGKGDVGEPGPAGPPGRDGPHGPQGFTGDQGEQGPQGPPGPQGDVGLQGAQGETGFPGMPGAIGPAGPQGEKGEDGPAGPPGLPGAMGEKGDQGAPGPQGETGAMGPAGPQGPDGPQGEAGQHGAPGPQGTQGYPGQRGKKGPRGPPGPQGYAGQPAQYYVAAYRRPAPQAKSYQPAPVKYQPAPAKSYQPAVGSKGY; this comes from the exons ATGAAGGCTTCTATACTTCTATTCGTCTTGGGCATTGCGGCCACGTATGTAGCGCCCAGTGCAGCAGACTTAGGAGAACTTGAAACCAGGATTCAGGATTTACAGAAACGTCTGGATGACCTTGTTGCCGGAATTATCCCAGGAG ACGACGATGCAGCCATAGATGCAGCCCACCGTATGAAGAGAAGTGGTGCTTACTTCTATGCCGCCGCTAGAGGTCCACCAGGACCAGCTGGAATGCCTG GTAAAAAGGGCTTAACCGGTAAAGATGGTCCAATGGGACCTCAAGGTGCACCTGGTGCCCCCGGCGGTAAGGGAGACGTTGGTGAGCCAGGACCTGCTGGACCCCCAGGCCGTGACGGACCACATGGTCCACAGGGTTTCACCGGTGATCAGGGAGAGCAGGGACCTCAGGGACCACCAGGGCCCCAAGGAGATGTTGGATTGCAAGGAGCTCAGGGAGAGACTGGATTCCCAGGAATGCCAGGAGCAATAGGACCCGCAGGACCTCAAGGAGAAAAGGGAGAGGATGGACCAGCTGGACCACCAGGACTTCCAGGCGCAATGGGAGAGAAGGGAGATCAAGGAGCTCCAGGACCTCAGGGAGAAACCGGAGCAATGGGCCCTGCAGGACCACAAGGCCCCGATGGCCCTCAGGGTGAAGCAGGACAACATGGCGCACCAGGACCACAAGGAACTCAAGGATACCCAGGACAAAGGGGCAAAAAGGGACCAAGGGGACCCCCAGGACCTCAAGGATATGCTGGTCAGCCAGCCCAATATTATGTCGCTGCATACAGAAGGCCAGCTCCCCAAGCTAAATCTTATCAACCAGCACCAGTAAAATACCAGCCCGCTCCCGCTAAATCTTACCAGCCAGCCGTTGGTTCAAAGGGCTATTAA